In Hemibagrus wyckioides isolate EC202008001 linkage group LG21, SWU_Hwy_1.0, whole genome shotgun sequence, the following proteins share a genomic window:
- the LOC131342361 gene encoding uncharacterized protein LOC131342361 isoform X1 translates to MKLVLSTSMSLIVVYLLMQPCQTFIVREVLVNEPVTFPCTCSGNQSEVLWTRFIPRKADIATCHSQTCRIEQRCLRRFSVSGDASRGNFSMRISSVVYNDAGSYRCTCDKAVATEVKLRVYVPTVIKAIEGENITLPCYGLTHQSVKDVKWMKAGRLFLLFIHNRSVTHEEASADRFMMSVEGFQDGDLSLHINSVQQSDAGFYQCLIHDEAYEGDPRAVLLKVEGIQPLTTTCNEVVILAVLLGLVGFIDITGAIFYIVRRCRKSRVQKNKEEQRFLQPNQEQ, encoded by the exons ATGAAGCTGGTTTTAAGCACGAGCATGTCCCTGATTG TAGTTTATCTGTTGATGCAGCCCTGCCAGACGTTCATCGTCAGAGAGGTCTTAGTTAATGAACCTGTGACCTTCCCGTGTACCTGCTCTGGAAACCAGTCAGAGGTTCTGTGGACCCGCTTCATTCCCAGAAAAGCCGACATCGCTACATGTCACAGCCAGACATGTCGGATTGAACAGCGTTGTCTTAGAAGATTTTCAGTATCAGGTGACGCGAGTAGAGGAAATTTCTCCATGAGGATCAGTTCAGTGGTCTACAATGATGCTGGCTCTTACAGGTGCACTTGTGATAAAGCTGTAGCTACTGAAGTAAAACTAAGGGTTTATG TTCCAACAGTTATAAAGGCTATCGAAGGGGAGAATATCACCCTCCCGTGCTACGGACTCACTCACCAAAGTGTTAAAGATGTAAAATGGATGAAAGCTGGACGACTGTTCCTGCTGTTCATTCATAACAGATCTGTGACCCATGAGGAAGCCTCAGCAGACAGATTCATGATGTCTGTAGAAGGTTTTCAAGATGGTGATCTCTCCCTCCACATCAATTCAGTACAACAGTCTGATGCAGGATTTTACCAGTGTCTCATCCACGACGAAGCTTACGAAGGGGATCCACGAGCCGTGTTACTAAAAGTCGAAG ggATCCAACCATTAACCACCACTTGCAATGAAGTGGTCATCCTGGCTGTGCTACTTGGATTGGTTGGCTTTATAGACATCACTGGAGCAATCTTTTACATTGTGAGAAGATGCAGAAAAAGTCGcgtgcaaaaaaataaagaggaacAAAGGTTTCTTCAACCTAATCAAGAACAGTAG
- the LOC131342361 gene encoding uncharacterized protein LOC131342361 isoform X2: protein MKLVLSTSMSLIVYLLMQPCQTFIVREVLVNEPVTFPCTCSGNQSEVLWTRFIPRKADIATCHSQTCRIEQRCLRRFSVSGDASRGNFSMRISSVVYNDAGSYRCTCDKAVATEVKLRVYVPTVIKAIEGENITLPCYGLTHQSVKDVKWMKAGRLFLLFIHNRSVTHEEASADRFMMSVEGFQDGDLSLHINSVQQSDAGFYQCLIHDEAYEGDPRAVLLKVEGIQPLTTTCNEVVILAVLLGLVGFIDITGAIFYIVRRCRKSRVQKNKEEQRFLQPNQEQ, encoded by the exons ATGAAGCTGGTTTTAAGCACGAGCATGTCCCTGATTG TTTATCTGTTGATGCAGCCCTGCCAGACGTTCATCGTCAGAGAGGTCTTAGTTAATGAACCTGTGACCTTCCCGTGTACCTGCTCTGGAAACCAGTCAGAGGTTCTGTGGACCCGCTTCATTCCCAGAAAAGCCGACATCGCTACATGTCACAGCCAGACATGTCGGATTGAACAGCGTTGTCTTAGAAGATTTTCAGTATCAGGTGACGCGAGTAGAGGAAATTTCTCCATGAGGATCAGTTCAGTGGTCTACAATGATGCTGGCTCTTACAGGTGCACTTGTGATAAAGCTGTAGCTACTGAAGTAAAACTAAGGGTTTATG TTCCAACAGTTATAAAGGCTATCGAAGGGGAGAATATCACCCTCCCGTGCTACGGACTCACTCACCAAAGTGTTAAAGATGTAAAATGGATGAAAGCTGGACGACTGTTCCTGCTGTTCATTCATAACAGATCTGTGACCCATGAGGAAGCCTCAGCAGACAGATTCATGATGTCTGTAGAAGGTTTTCAAGATGGTGATCTCTCCCTCCACATCAATTCAGTACAACAGTCTGATGCAGGATTTTACCAGTGTCTCATCCACGACGAAGCTTACGAAGGGGATCCACGAGCCGTGTTACTAAAAGTCGAAG ggATCCAACCATTAACCACCACTTGCAATGAAGTGGTCATCCTGGCTGTGCTACTTGGATTGGTTGGCTTTATAGACATCACTGGAGCAATCTTTTACATTGTGAGAAGATGCAGAAAAAGTCGcgtgcaaaaaaataaagaggaacAAAGGTTTCTTCAACCTAATCAAGAACAGTAG